From Medicago truncatula cultivar Jemalong A17 chromosome 7, MtrunA17r5.0-ANR, whole genome shotgun sequence, a single genomic window includes:
- the LOC25499097 gene encoding CSC1-like protein At4g02900: MSYVFSAWTCYSLYKEYMIIATMRLRFLASERRRPDQFTVLVRNVPPDMDESVSEHIEHFFCVNHPDHYLMHQVVYNANMLASIVAEKKRLQNWHVYYHNKYERDSSKRPTTRTGMMGLLGTKVDAIDYYTAEIEKLSQQEAEERENVINDPNAIIPAAFVSFKTRWGAAVCAQTQQTSDPTIWLTEWAPEPRDVYWENLAIPYFDLNLRRLLTTVSLFFLTFFFMIPIAFVQSLANIESIKKVFPFLKSIIEKPSVKSVIQGFLPGLALKLFLILLPSVLMAMSKIEGYSSLSVLERRSASKYYLFVLINVFLGSIVTGSAFQQLEHLINEPSSEFTKTVGSTIPMKATFFMTYIMIDGWAGIAGEILRLSSLITFHLKNTFLVKTEQDRQNAMDPGSLNFATSEPRIQLYFMLGHVYAPVTPLLLPFIVVFFAFSYMVYRHQIINVYNQQYESGATFWPDVHRRVVIGLIISQILLMGLLSTRGTSKSTLLLVAQPVLTIWFHLYCKGRFESAFVKYPLEDAMVKDTLERAIEPNLNLRHYLQEAYVHPVFKGDEFEKQVNVEDEEENPLIQTKRACRSSKPESDNEAGSAASSTTVAM, encoded by the exons ATGTCGTATGTCTTCTCAGCTTGGACATGCTATAGTCTTTACAAGGAATACATGATTATTGCAACAATGAGATTGCGATTTTTGGCATCTGAACGTCGTCGTCCAGATCAATTTACT GTCTTGGTTAGGAATGTTCCCCCAGATATGGATGAATCAGTCAGTGAACATATTGAGCATTTTTTTTGCGTCAACCATCCTGATCACTATCTGATGCATCAA GTTGTTTATAATGCAAACATGCTTGCATCAATAGTTGCAGAGAAGAAGAGATTGCAAAACTGGCATGTTTACTATCATAACAAATATGAAAGAGACTCTTCAAAGAGACCAACTACTCGG ACAGGTATGATGGGTCTCTTGGGGACTAAAGTTGATGCCATTGATTACTATACTGCAGAGATTGAGAAGTTGAGCCAACAA GAAGCTGAAGAAAGAGAGAATGTTATAAACGACCCCAATGCTATTATCCCTGCAGCATTTGTTTCATTCAAAACCCGATGGGGGGCGGCTGTATGCGCTCAAACTCAACAAACTAGTGATCCTACCATTTGGCTGACAGAATGGGCTCCAGAGCCTAGGGATGTCTACTGGGAAAATCTTGCAATTCCATATTTTGACCTGAATCTTAGAAGATTGCTCACCACTGTCTCTTTGTTTTTCCTTACTTTCTTCTTTATGATACCTATAGCCTTTGTCCAATCTCTAGCTAACATTGAGTCAATCAAGAAGGTCTTTCCTTTCTTGAAATCAATAATTGAAAA GCCATCTGTAAAGTCTGTTATTCAAGGATTTCTGCCAGGGCTAGCATTAAAGTTATTTCTCATATTGCTTCCAAGTGTCCTCATGGCAATGTCCAAAATTGAAGGTTATTCATCGCTCTCTGTTTTGGAACGGAGATCAGCTTCAAAATATTACTTGTTTGTTCTCATTAATGTGTTCCTTGGGAGCATTGTAACAGGATCGGCATTTCAGCAACTCGAGCATCTTATCAATGAGCCCTCTTCAGA GTTCACAAAAACTGTTGGCAGTACAATCCCCATGAAAGCCACATTTTTCATGACATACATTATGATAGACGGGTGGGCTGGAATTGCTGGAGAAATTCTCAGGTTATCTTCGTTAATCACGTTCCACcttaaaaacacatttttagTGAAAACGGAGCAAGACAGACAGAATGCTATGGATCCTGGTAGCTTGAATTTTGCTACATCTGAACCTCGAATCCAGTTATATTTCATGCTGGGGCATGTCTATGCTCCAGTCACACCTTTACTTCTTCCCTTCATCGTAGTCTTCTTTGCTTTTTCCTACATGGTCTATCGGCACCAG ATCATCAATGTGTATAACCAGCAATACGAGAGTGGAGCAACGTTTTGGCCAGATGTCCACCGTCGAGTAGTTATCGGCTTGATTATATCTCAAATTCTTCTGATGGGATTGCTTAGTACAAGAGGTACAAGTAAGTCGACACTATTACTTGTTGCGCAACCTGTCTTGACAATCTGGTTCCACCTATATTGCAAAGGGCGCTTCGAATCTGCATTTGTAAAATACCCCCTAGAG GATGCCATGGTGAAAGATACACTTGAACGGGCTATTGAACCAAACTTGAACCTGAGACATTATCTTCAGGAGGCATACGTACACCCAGTTTTTAAGGGCGATGAGTTTGAAAAACAAGTGAAcgttgaagatgaagaggagAATCCTCTTATTCAGACAAAGAGAGCTTGTCGGAGTAGCAAGCCAGAATCTGATAATGAAGCTGGCAGTGCAGCCAGTTCTACAACAGTAGCTATGTGA
- the LOC120577078 gene encoding CSC1-like protein At4g02900, whose product MATLVDIGVSAGINLFSATMFLLAFAVLRLQPFNDRVYFPKWYLKGIRSSPTNSRSIVKKFVNLDFGTYIRFLNWMPAALHMPEPELIDHAGLDSAVFIRIYILGVKIFAPTTLLAFMVLVPINWTGKTLEAPAAKGLTFSDIDKLSISNIPFGSKRCANPFDKFVQALYYSLFPNTPQILLRIEGVIYFASKIVHCKFDFCLLF is encoded by the exons ATGGCAACTCTAGTCGATATTGGCGTTTCTGCTGGCATCAATCTGTTTTCCGCAACTATGTTCCTTTTAGCGTTTGCAGTGTTGCGACTTCAGCCTTTCAATGATAGGGTTTACTTCCCAAAATGGTATCTGAAGGGGATAAGAAGCAGCCCAACAAATTCCAGATCAATTGTCAAGAAATTTGTTAACCTTGACTTTGGAACCTACATTAGGTTCCTCAATTGGATGCCTGCAGCATTGCATATGCCTGAACCTGAGCTTATTGATCATGCAGGCCTTGACTCTGCCGTCTTTATTCGTATTTATATTCTTGG TGTCAAAATATTTGCCCCAACTACCCTACTGGCTTTTATGGTTTTGGTTCCCATTAACTGGACTGGAAAAACTTTGGAAGCACCAGCAGCCAAGGGTCTGACATTTAGCGATATTGACAAGCTTTCAATATCGAACATTCCATTTGGATCAAAAAGGTGCGCTAATCCATTTGACAAATTTGTTCAAGCTCTATATTACTCCCTTTTCCCTAACACACCACAAATATTATTGAGAATTGAAGGAGTTATATATTTTGCTAGTAAAATAGTACattgtaaatttgatttttgtcttttattCTAG
- the LOC25499098 gene encoding protein HUA2-LIKE 2, which produces MPPGRRKGAKKSTATAGSSRSRSRSRRQWNIGDLVLAKVKGFPAWPATVGEPGKLKWVRPITASDLKKVFVHFFGTTQVAFCNPADIEEFTEEKKQYLVEQYLRKRQGKSAELVRAVTEIIEIYEERCNGVDETSSAGEDSNADEVNSPDLSVNSGFRDQVDTPWEINSQMKPSNSVTGKHELVYASEDDLVVARRGESYIIQKATADAVATATVKSPFPVKQEHEPVQRSQSSSQIQNSVARRSDGVKNGGNNDGNIPSDTTNNKSIRRIKHIRKSPDLFGCNDTDSSAFASNVSMEGNGSDIVTINSDVCSLNEGSTICSNLKLEQSEIIECSEYVGLNKVLSHEVKAVIGKKKRKPNRRRKINNAGAQNANQSLQNMSESPKERCSNQDGDEHLPLFKRRRVRMAINSSFTEEEHNQIAQVQEKSSKEVIIDSSLQIIASSNCENSCFADGDSSASNRVLVNVSRKLLAPCSENGSKASEVKKDQSFGSSVDDESSLPPSKRVQRALKAMYANAAEEATCIESSPSIMTSSGRSCISATKRCSCGNDCSDNRLCNLSTCSNPMILTQDNTSFEEDKTKSQLHKSGKDVIPGAGHQSSEDLSDSGVCVSAKIDSKVLMHEKLSPNLDVKCCLVGSNKDSLGLLVPPKADESIRPVIHSNASDTLDHRGINLDPVAGPNESAKLLCQKSINMPQNLTVVCEDMKGTAGDRSKINDTHVVVEEVKFERQQEDMISLSISNDCSREKGGLGIPASSSMTDGGVCLPQGSPPNTSVRHISTSDSSNIHQNGSCSPDVLQKNILSGPIDGRKDGVEANQQPRSTGKSTEAGDAALLYFEAMLATLTRTKENIGRATRIAIDCAKFGIATKVVESLVHSLENEPILSRRVDLFFLVDSIVQSSRGSKGDAGGVYPSAMQAFLPRLLSAAAPPGNTAQENRKQCLKVLRLWLERRILPEPIINHHIRELNSYSSSASASVHSQRLLRTDRALDDPIREMEGMLVDEYGSNSSFQLSALHMPCMVEDGGSDSDGGNFQAVAPQRESEAYEVQEVSHAFEKHRHVLEDVEGELEMEDVAPSLDVELNSICNVYGGNASQLDKKLPLSFAPHFSQDVPSFSPHPPSYAPPPPPPPPPPPSPPTMHLMSATSDQYRTAADSKAFSDSQTVHGKTFHSLAQPLAAPRNSRPMDAMQFQIPKCRDVQMKITESTCYSNSYPVRPPENSRSADGFAVHNKGYILRPPHRVPSDQFSFVHAENRQKSQREVPPPPSYSNRHHSVQNLKRENFYNNQERDGMRYNTRAPSEERWNTRAPHEDRWNSRAPSEDRWNTRAPSEDRWNSRAPSEERWNTRAPSEDRWNTRAPSEERWNTRAPSEDRWNTRAPHEERWNTRAAYSGVLAPYGCHPSESTRSRGHGWRLPSPSMNYRYSMPFRHHFDDAIPAANRESKTEKIVTKNHHIFNNQKSPNKEMGASHSVSENSIHEFTVKDARGKDVNLSTYKGKVIIVVNVASKCGFTNVNYTQLTELYSRYRDKGLEILAFPCNQFLNQEPGNSLEAEQFACTRFKAEYPIFGKIRVNGPDTAPLYKFLKEKKSGFLGSRIKWNFTKFLVDKEGHVLQRYSPTTSPFSIENDIKKALGET; this is translated from the exons ATGCCGCCTGGACGAAGAAAAGGCGCCAAGAAATCAACGGCCACGGCTGGTTCTTCCCGGTCCCGGTCCCGGTCCCGCCGGCAATGGAACATCGGCGATCTCGTTCTTGCCAAGGTTAAAGGCTTCCCTGCTTGGCCTGCAACg GTAGGTGAGCCGGGAAAATTGAAATGGGTCCGCCCAATAACTGCATCTGATCTGAAGAAAGTATTTGTTCACTTCTTTGGAACCACCCAAGT TGCTTTCTGCAATCCTGCTGATATTGAGGAATTTACTGAAGAGAAGAAACAGTATCTTGTCGAACAGTATCTCAGAAAACGCCAAGGAAAGAGTGCTGAACTTGTTCGTGCCGTAACAGAGATTATTGAAATTTACGAAGAAAGATGTAATGGAGTTGATGAAACCAGCTCTGCTGGTGAAGATTCTAATGCAGATGAGGTAAATTCACCTGACCTGTCTGTCAACTCAGGGTTCAGGGATCAGGTGGATACTCCTTGGGAAATCAATTCACAAATGAAACCATCAAATTCTGTGACCGGCAAACATGAGCTAGTTTATGCATCCGAGGACGACTTAGTTGTTGCACGAAGGGGTGAATCTTATATTATTCAAAAGGCCACTGCTGATGCTGTTGCAACTGCAACTGTAAAATCACCTTTTCCAGTGAAACAGGAGCACGAACCAGTTCAAAGGTCCCAAAGCTCTTCACAGATCCAAAACTCTGTTGCACGTCGTAGTGATGGTGTAAAGAATGGTGGCAATAATGATGGCAACATACCATCTGACACAACTAATAATAAATCTATTAGAAGGATTAAGCATATCAGGAAATCACCTGACCTTTTTGGCTGTAATGATACCGATTCATCTGCATTTGCTTCAAATGTTAGCATGGAGGGAAATGGTTCTGATATTGTTACAATCAATTCTGATGTCTGTAGCTTAAATGAGGGAAGTACAATATGTTCTAATTTAAAACTTGAACAATCTGAGATTATTGAGTGCTCCGAATATGTTGGGTTAAACAAAGTCCTTAGTCATGAAGTGAAGGCTGTAAttggtaaaaagaaaagaaaaccaaaCAGGAGGAGGAAAATCAATAATGCTGGTGCTCAGAATGCCAATCAAAGTTTGCAGAATATGTCTGAAAGTCCGAAAGAGAGATGCTCCAACCAAGATGGAGATGAACACTTACCCCTGTTTAAGCGGCGCAGAGTTAGAATGGCTATTAATTCATCATTCACGGAGGAAGAACACAATCAAATTGCACAAGTACAAGAGAAAAGCAGCAAGGAAGTTATTATTGACTCCTCATTGCAGATAATCGCATCCTCAAATTGTGAAAACAGTTGCTTTGCTGATGGAGACTCATCAGCATCGAATCGAGTTTTGGTCAATGTTTCTCGTAAGTTACTAGCTCCCTGTTCTGAAAATGGGTCAAAAGCTTCCGAAGTTAAGAAAGACCAATCATTTGGCTCCTCTGTGGATGATGAATCTTCTTTACCTCCATCTAAACGAGTCCAGCGTGCCTTAAAAGCAATGTATGCCAATGCTGCTGAAGAAGCAACTTGTATTGAATCATCACCCTCTATAATGACATCAAGTGGTAGAAGCTGTATATCCGCAACCAAGAGATGTTCCTGTGGCAATGATTGTTCTGATAACCGCTTGTGTAATTTATCAACCTGCTCAAATCCAATGATTTTAACACAGGATAATACGTCTTTTGAAGAGGACAAGACCAAGTCTCAATTGCACAAATCTGGCAAGGATGTCATCCCAGGTGCTGGACACCAAAGTAGTGAAGATCTCAGTGATTCTGGGGTTTGTGTGTCTGCTAAAATAGATTCAAAAGTTCTGATGCATGAAAAACTTTCACCTAATCTTGATGTGAAATGTTGTCTAGTTGGAAGCAATAAAGATTCACTAGGTTTATTAGTACCCCCAAAGGCTGATGAAAGTATCAGGCCTGTGATCCATTCAAATGCATCTGATACATTAGATCATCGTGGAATAAATCTTGATCCTGTGGCGGGTCCCAATGAAAGTGCCAAATTGTTATGTCAAAAGAGTATCAACATGCCTCAGAATTTGACGGTTGTTTGCGAGGATATGAAGGGAACAGCTGGCGACCGAAGTAAAATCAATGACAC GCATGTGGTTGTGGAAGAGGTAAAATTTGAAAGACAACAGGAGGATATGATTTCTCTATCAATATCCAATGATTGTTCACGGGAAAAGGGTGGTTTGGGCATTCCGGCAAGCTCATCAATGACTGACGGAGGAGTTTGCCTTCCACAAGGCTCACCTCCAAATACATCAGTTCGCCATATTTCTACATCAGACAGTAGTAATATTCATCAAAATGGAAGTTGTAGCCCTGATGTACTCCAGAAGAACATCTTATCTGGTCCTATTGATGGACGGAAAGATGGGGTGGAAGCAAATCAACAACCAAGATCTACAGGCAAGTCAACTGAAGCGGGAGATGCTGCTTTGTTATACTTCGAAGCAATGCTTGCGACATTGACAAGGACAAAGGAAAATATTGGTCGAGCAACACGCATAGCTATTGACTGTGCAAAGTTTGGCATTGCAACAAAG GTGGTGGAAAGTCTTGTCCACAGTCTGGAAAATGAGCCAATCCTTAGTCGAAGAGTGGATCTGTTTTTCCTTGTTGACTCGATTGTTCAATCTTCTCGAGGTTCAAAAG GAGATGCTGGTGGAGTATATCCATCTGCTATGCAAGCATTCCTGCCACGCCTATTGTCTGCTGCTGCCCCTCCTGGAAATACCGCACAAGAAAATCGAAAGCAGTGTCTTAAG GTGTTAAGGCTGTGGTTAGAGAGAAGAATCCTACCAGAACCCATTATTAACCATCACATCCGGGAACTGAATTCATATAGCAGTTCAGCTTCTGCAAGTGTTCACTCGCAGCGTTTGTTGAGAACAGACAGGGCTTTAGATGATCCTATAAGAGAAATGGAGGGTATGCTTGTTGATGAATATGGAAG CAATTCAAGTTTTCAGTTATCTGCATTACACATGCCCTGTATGGTTGAAGATGGAGGGAGTGATTCTGATGGAGGGAACTTCCAGGCTGTCGCGCCTCAACGTGAGTCTGAAGCATATGAAGTACAAGAAGTGTCTCATGCATTTGAAAAGCATAGGCATGTGTTGGAAGATGTTGAGGGAGAGCTTGAAATGGAAGATGTGGCACCTTCTTTAGATGTGGAATTGAATTCGATTTGTAATGTTTATGGAGGAAATGCATCACAGCTTGATAAGAAACTTCCTCTGTCCTTTGCTCCTCATTTTTCACAAGATGTGCCATCGTTTTCCCCACATCCACCATCATACGCTCccccaccaccacctcctcctcctccaccaccatcCCCACCAACAATGCATCTCATGTCAGCTACCTCCGATCAATATCGCACTGCAGCCGATTCAAAAGCTTTTTCAGATTCACAG ACAGTGCATGGCAAAACATTTCATTCTCTGGCTCAGCCCTTAGCTGCACCAAGAAATAGTCGACCTATGGATGCAATGCAGTTTCAAATCCCAAAATGTAGAGACGTGCAGATGAAAATTACAGAGTCTACTTGCTATTCTAACAGTTATCCTGTACGGCCACCAGAAAATTCTAGGAGTGCTGATGGTTTTGCTGTGCATAATAAAGGTTACATACTACGGCCACCGCACCGCGTGCCATCGGATCAGTTTTCTTTTGTTCATGCAGAGAATCGTCAGAAGTCCCAGAGGGAGGTTCCACCACCCCCTTCATACTCCAATAGACACCACTCGGTGCAGAATCTCAAGAGGGAAAACTTCTATAACAATCAGGAGAGAGATGGAATGAGATACAATACTCGTGCACCAAGTGAAGAGAGATGGAATACTCGTGCACCACATGAAGATCGATGGAATTCCCGTGCACCAAGTGAAGATAGATGGAATACTCGTGCACCAAGTGAAGATAGATGGAATTCTCGTGCACCGAGTGAAGAGAGATGGAATACTCGTGCACCAAGTGAAGATAGATGGAATACTCGTGCACCGAGTGAAGAGAGATGGAATACTCGTGCACCAAGTGAAGATAGATGGAATACTCGTGCGCCACATGAAGAGAGATGGAATACTCGTGCAGCGTATTCTg GTGTGCTTGCCCCTTATGGTTGTCATCCAAGTGAATCAACAAGATCGCGAGGTCATGGTTGGAGACTTCCTTCCCCATCAATGAATTACAGATACTCCATGCCTTTTAGACATCACTTCGATGATGCAATTCCAGCAGCAAACCGAG AAAGCAAAACCGaaaaaatagtaacaaaaaATCACCACATCTTCAACAACCAAAAATCACCAAACAAAGAAATGGGTGCTTCACATTCGGTCTCTGAAAATTCAATCCATGAATTCACAGTTAAG GATGCAAGGGGAAAAGATGTGAACCTAAGCACTTACAAAGGGAAAGTGATTATTGTAGTTAACGTTGCTTCGAAATG TGGATTTACGAATGTCAATTATACCCAGTTAACTGAGCTTTACAGCAGATACAGGGATAAAG gaCTTGAGATATTGGCTTTTCCATGCAATCAGTTTTTGAATCAAGAGCCGGGGAATAGTCTGGAGGCAGAGCAATTTGCCTGCACAAGATTCAAAGCCGAGTATCCAATTTTCGGAAAG ATACGTGTGAATGGACCCGACACAGCACCTCTCTACAAATTCcttaaagaaaagaaatctGGTTTTCTGGGGTCTAGGATAAAGTGGAACTTCACCAAGTTTTTGGTTGACAAGGAAGGGCATGTGCTCCAGCGTTACAGTCCAACCACCTCACCATTTTCCATAGAA AATGACATCAAGAAGGCATTGGGAGAGACTTGA